The genomic DNA TGGAAACCACAGCTCCAAAGAAATAACACCAACAACAGTACGTAGCATGTTTGCTCTTCCTTCCTGGGCTTACCTGTCTGCTGTGAACATCTGTCAGTGAGGGGGCAGCAGTGATGGCCATTGCTCAAGGACCCTGTCCTTGCCTGACAGCACTTGATTCCATCTGTAATTCATCTAGTGTCCTGCAGAACAGAGCACCACTATAGGAGCGCTTGTATGCAAAACCTACGGGGAACCCTGGGAACTTCTGTAAGGAAGATGTGTTTGGGAACTCCTAGGAAAAGTTAACTTACGATCCAAAGTCAGACTTCCCAGCCTGGggttaaaaaattaaaccagtCGTTATGGTTTAGTAACCTGTCACTgcctgtgctggcagccagTGTCTGGCTTCATCCCCAGCTCAGCCTGCGAGCTTGTGCTTCACCGTGAAAAGAGGTAAAATACAGCCCTTTGGGAAAATAGTTCCAAAATGCTCGAGCTGAGCAGCCAGGCAAGGTGATACAGAAACATGATGCTGTTGTGTTCTTGATATGACCAGAACGAACATTCACATTGCCCCAGATCAGCTACAAAAAGGGGGTTCGCTGGAGTTTGGAGGAATAATTGGAAACTTGGGCTTCAGCAGTGTTTGAGATGGTGGAGGAAGCAACTCCTCTTAAAACAGCTGTCTCAGAGAAAAGGCCTAAATcacagaaatggaaagctgTCCAGCTCTCCAGCCAAGCTAAGCTGTGACCATGAGTCCATAGACATGGATAGTGTACGGCACACATGATTAGAACGTATCTGGGCAGCTCAGCAGTCACCACAGAGATGCCACAGGTTAAGCGGCTGGATTATGAGTAGATAGTATGTGCTCTGTCTCAGTCCCACACCAGGGAAAGCATGCAGATAGGCTCCTTGCTGCTCTAAGCAGGAGCAAGGCCTGTCTCTGGAGGTTCAGAAACCCTTGGGGGAAGAAATCCAGGGTTGGAGATGTCTCTGCCATCATAAGctaacagaatggtttggtttggaaggagCCTTAAAGTCCTTaaagacacctcccactgtatcaggttgctccaagccccatgcTACCAGGACtggaacgcctccagggatggagcagccactgcttctctgggtagcctgagccagggcctcccaccctcacaggagaacatttcttcacaagatctgatctcaatctcccctctttcagctcaaaatcattccccctcatcctatccgTGTACTTCCTGATCAAAAACCCCATCATCTGGGCACCTTCCACCTCTTCGGGTCTCTCTGTACTGTGACTCCCTGCCCTCTCCCGCCACAGAGGAGCAATTCTCATCTGatgctttctctccctccttctatTTCACTGCAGCATCTGCGAGCGGTTCGGTAGGGAACAGCGCGATTCCAGAGAAGGAGCGGCAGAACATTGCCGAGAGGCTTCTGAGGGTGATGTGCACTGACCTTGGGGCTCTGAGTGTGGTGAGCGGGAAGGAGTTCATCAAGCTTGCACAGACCCTGGTGGATAGTGGAGCTCGCTATGGTGCCTTCTCTGTCACCGAAATCCTTGGCAATTTCAACACACTGGCTCTGAAGCATTTGCCTCGGATGTACAACCAAGTGAAGGTAAAAGTCACCTGCGCCCTGGGCAGCAATGCTTGCCTTGGCATCGGTGTCACTTGCCACTCGCAGAGCATCGGCCCCGATTCCTGCTACATCCTGACCGCTTATCAGGTGGAAGGCAACCACATCAAGAGTTACGTCCTGGGAATTAAGGGTGTAGACATTCGAGATAACGGTGATTTTATCCACCACTGGGTACAGAATGTGCTCTCAGAGTTTGTGATGTCGGAGATCAGGACGGTGTACGTCACAGACTGCAAAGTCAATTCCTCTGCATTCTCCAAGGCGGGCATGTGCTTGCGTTGTTCGGCCTGTGCCTTGAACTCGGTAGTGCAGAGTGTGCTGAACAAGCGAACACTACAGGCCCGCAATATGCACGAGGTGATCGAGCTCCTGAATGTCTGCGAAGATCTGGCAGGATCCACAGGCCTCTCGAAGGAGACCTTTGGCTCCCTGGAAGAGACCTCTCCCCCGCCCTGCTGGAACTCGGTCACCGACTCCCTCCTGCTCGTCCACGAGCGCTACGAGCAGATCTGTGAGTTCTACAGCAGGGCCAAGAAGATGAACCTCATCCAAAACCTGAACAAGCACCTGCTCAGCAACCTGGCAGCCATTCTGGCACCGGTGAAGCAGGCGGTGATCGAGCTGAGCAACGAGAGCCGGCCCACCCTGCAGCTGGTGCTGCCCACCTACGTCAAACTGGAGAAACTGTTCACTTCCAAAGCTAACGATGCTGGCGTAGTCAGCAAACTCTGCCACCTCTTCTTGGAGGCGCTGAAGGAGAACTTCAAAGTTCATTCGGCACACAAGGTAGCCATGATCTTAGACCCTCAGCAGAAGCTGCGGCCCGTCCCGCCGTACCAGCATGAAGAGATCATTGGCAAGGTCTGCGAGTTGATCAATGAGGTGAAAGAGTCCTgggcagaagaaacagaatttgaaCCTTCAACCAAGAAGCCTCGGGCAGCAGGGGAAGCCACAGCAGCTCAGGAAGAAGATTGGTTCGGGAAAAATGAAGTCTATGATTATTTGCAAGAACCTCTCTTCCAGGCCACCCCTGacctctttcagtactggtCGTGTGTTACCCAAAAGCATACAAAACTAGCCAAGCTAGCCTTTTGGCTCCTAGCAGTGCCTGCTGTTGGTGCCAGAAGCGAA from Cuculus canorus isolate bCucCan1 chromosome 19, bCucCan1.pri, whole genome shotgun sequence includes the following:
- the ZNF618 gene encoding zinc finger protein 618 isoform X17, whose translation is MCFLQGVVSKFSLKADRHVTGSLVCQQRYPMTRGGVSSLSPHLLDVNDTASHLEEGRSEWQVEPARWNWEPGQEHAVPKRRRCWSCAFCPCSSAADPVGWCSLEPSADESNSSGRRSSSSRECLKRSPRSPKAEGSDSVTSQSSPSEEAGMMTEVKVKTEVPDDYIEEVIWQDDTKDSKKNIKDGPGDVPAEICVVIGGVRNQQTLGSYECGICGKKYKYYNCFQTHVRAHRDTEAASGEGASQGNNFRYTCDICGKKYKYYSCFQEHRDLHAVDVFSVEGAPENRADPYDQAVIAADEVKEEEPEPFQKIGPKTGNYTCEFCGKQYKYYTPYQEHVALHAPIKSAFSRRVEGKVQNNFEETNSNSQNSSAVHSGTEKPKEKRCKQNPSEPYTCGACGIQFQFYNNLLEHMQSHAADNENNIASSQPRSPLAVVEEKWKPQLQRNNTNNTSASGSVGNSAIPEKERQNIAERLLRVMCTDLGALSVVSGKEFIKLAQTLVDSGARYGAFSVTEILGNFNTLALKHLPRMYNQVKVKVTCALGSNACLGIGVTCHSQSIGPDSCYILTAYQVEGNHIKSYVLGIKGVDIRDNGDFIHHWVQNVLSEFVMSEIRTVYVTDCKVNSSAFSKAGMCLRCSACALNSVVQSVLNKRTLQARNMHEVIELLNVCEDLAGSTGLSKETFGSLEETSPPPCWNSVTDSLLLVHERYEQICEFYSRAKKMNLIQNLNKHLLSNLAAILAPVKQAVIELSNESRPTLQLVLPTYVKLEKLFTSKANDAGVVSKLCHLFLEALKENFKVHSAHKVAMILDPQQKLRPVPPYQHEEIIGKVCELINEVKESWAEETEFEPSTKKPRAAGEATAAQEEDWFGKNEVYDYLQEPLFQATPDLFQYWSCVTQKHTKLAKLAFWLLAVPAVGARSECVNMCEQALLIKRRRLLSPEDMNKLMFLKSNML